One stretch of Pseudomonas azotoformans DNA includes these proteins:
- a CDS encoding amino acid adenylation domain-containing protein, which translates to MDDQMAHKIMKRFIGLPLEQRKVYLQRMLQEGVSPANLPIPQVRLEATALRLSYAQERQWFLWQLDPQSAAYHIPSALRLKGCLDLEALQKSFEHLIARHESLRTRFRQVGEDVQQEVQADCRVVLVPETIDESQLQTRVEQAIEQPFDLEQGPLLRMTLLRLAEQEHVLVLVQHHIISDGGSMQVMVADVVQAYTAYSQGREFELPTLPIQYADYAIWQRSWMEAGEKERQLAYWRDLLGGDQPVLELPLDRPRPAVQSYRGASLDLSLNGQLAAGVRALAQREGATSFMVLLASFQVLLHRYSGQRDIRVGVPTANRNRVETQRLVGFFVNTQVLKAELDEQTTVLALLRQTRQRVLEAQAHQDLPFEQLVEALRPERSLSYSPLFQVMFNHQNRGAGSASEPTGSGLVLEGLDWESRTAQFDLSLNVAEDASGIQASFGYATDLFEAATVERMAHHWQRLLHAMIATPDALVERLPMLEADERRQMVVDWNATATDYPLEAAVHQRFEAHVALKPDACALVFGAQQLNYAALNARANRLAHALIERGVGPDSLVGVAMERSVEMVVGLLAVLKAGGAYVPVDPDYPEERQAYMLDDSAVSLLLSQSHLRLPSPEGVQRIDLDLDEHWLHGYSDANPEVPVSGENLAYVIYTSGSTGKPKGAGNSHAALANRLCWMQQVYALDASDTVLQKTPFSFDVSVWEFFWPLLSGARLVMAAPGDHRDPAKLVEVITREGVTTLHFVPSMLQAFLQDRQVGTCSSVQRIICSGEALPVDAQQQVFAKLPKADVYNLYGPTEAAIDVTSWHCVDEGKDTVPIGKPIANLGCHILDANLEPVPIGVLGELYLAGKGLARGYHRRPLLTAERFVASPFGAGERMYRTGDLARYRPDGVIEYAGRIDHQVKLRGLRIELGEIEARLLEHPWVRETAVLALDGTQLVGYVVLDTPSSHWRETLAAHLSTHLPLFMVPAQWVLLEAMPLSPNGKLERKALPRPEAGSQQRGYVAPHTALQVQIAQVWQDVLGVERVGLDDNFFELGGHSLLLLVVKERLAVQCGLALTVSQLMTRPTVRALADGTPTDSRQSSIVDLNGRKGGPSLFLFHPSFGSVHCYKAIGLALREDMPVQGVVCRALLDPQNQVPTWDAMVSDYAEQILASQPEGPYYLGGWSLGGNLALQVAAYLEAQGGAVAFLGCIDAPPPWHVKAFWDRDKTSQPVAELSGSGDKRVELLTVMFPESAQAITHAWRDIEYSDATAEQRWEALCAWAQVALGEGIASLRNELQQGGELDVSWALKRTLDERLKDAAYAPLDAPVSCWWAAQSKSLQDRQVICTALEEGIGHEVAASVVLDTTHDRIVDNPEFIASFVASVKAAGH; encoded by the coding sequence ATGGACGACCAGATGGCGCACAAGATCATGAAGCGCTTTATCGGGCTGCCGCTTGAACAGCGCAAGGTCTACCTGCAGCGGATGCTGCAGGAAGGTGTTTCGCCGGCCAACCTGCCAATCCCGCAGGTTCGCCTTGAAGCAACCGCCCTGAGACTCTCTTATGCACAAGAACGCCAATGGTTTCTCTGGCAACTGGATCCGCAAAGCGCGGCGTATCACATCCCCAGCGCCCTGCGGCTCAAAGGCTGCCTCGATCTCGAAGCGCTACAGAAGAGCTTCGAGCACCTGATCGCCCGGCATGAGAGTTTGCGCACGCGGTTCCGGCAGGTGGGTGAGGATGTGCAGCAGGAGGTCCAGGCCGATTGCCGTGTGGTGTTGGTGCCCGAAACGATTGATGAAAGCCAGTTGCAGACGCGCGTCGAGCAGGCCATTGAGCAACCCTTCGACCTGGAGCAGGGCCCGCTGTTGCGCATGACCCTCCTGCGTCTGGCAGAGCAGGAACACGTGCTGGTTCTGGTGCAGCATCACATCATTTCTGATGGTGGTTCGATGCAGGTGATGGTGGCAGACGTGGTGCAGGCCTATACGGCCTACAGCCAGGGTCGCGAGTTTGAATTGCCCACCTTGCCGATTCAGTACGCGGACTATGCCATCTGGCAGCGAAGCTGGATGGAGGCGGGCGAGAAGGAGCGCCAGTTGGCCTATTGGCGCGACCTGCTGGGCGGCGATCAGCCGGTGCTGGAACTGCCTCTGGACCGGCCACGTCCTGCCGTGCAGAGCTATCGTGGTGCATCCCTGGACTTGAGCCTGAACGGCCAATTGGCAGCGGGTGTCAGGGCCTTGGCCCAACGTGAAGGTGCAACCAGCTTCATGGTGCTGCTGGCGTCGTTCCAGGTGTTGTTGCATCGCTACAGCGGGCAACGGGACATCCGGGTCGGTGTGCCGACGGCCAACCGTAATCGTGTGGAAACGCAGCGGCTGGTCGGGTTTTTCGTCAATACCCAGGTGCTGAAAGCCGAGCTGGATGAGCAGACCACTGTTCTTGCACTGCTGCGTCAGACTCGTCAGCGCGTGCTGGAGGCCCAGGCCCATCAGGATCTGCCGTTTGAACAACTGGTGGAAGCGCTTCGCCCGGAACGCAGCTTGAGTTACAGCCCGTTGTTCCAGGTCATGTTCAATCATCAGAACCGCGGCGCTGGCAGTGCAAGCGAGCCGACAGGGTCTGGCCTTGTGCTGGAAGGCCTGGATTGGGAGAGCCGTACGGCCCAGTTCGACCTGAGCTTGAACGTCGCCGAGGATGCTTCGGGCATCCAGGCATCCTTTGGCTACGCGACCGACCTGTTCGAAGCCGCCACTGTGGAGCGTATGGCGCATCACTGGCAACGACTGTTGCACGCCATGATCGCCACGCCTGACGCCTTGGTGGAGAGGCTACCCATGCTGGAGGCGGATGAGCGTCGCCAGATGGTGGTGGACTGGAATGCCACGGCCACCGATTACCCCCTTGAAGCAGCCGTGCATCAACGTTTCGAAGCGCACGTCGCGCTCAAGCCTGACGCGTGCGCACTGGTGTTTGGTGCACAGCAATTGAACTACGCGGCATTGAACGCCCGTGCCAACCGCCTGGCCCATGCCTTGATCGAGCGCGGCGTTGGCCCGGACAGTCTGGTAGGCGTGGCGATGGAGCGCTCGGTGGAGATGGTGGTCGGCCTGTTGGCCGTGCTCAAGGCCGGGGGGGCCTACGTCCCCGTGGACCCTGACTACCCCGAGGAGCGTCAGGCTTATATGCTCGATGACAGTGCAGTCAGCCTGCTGCTGAGTCAGTCACACTTGCGCCTGCCCTCACCTGAGGGCGTACAGCGTATTGACCTGGACCTCGATGAACACTGGCTCCATGGCTACAGCGATGCCAACCCTGAAGTGCCTGTCAGCGGCGAAAACCTGGCGTATGTGATCTACACCTCCGGCTCCACCGGTAAACCCAAGGGGGCGGGGAACAGTCACGCGGCCTTGGCAAACCGCTTGTGCTGGATGCAACAGGTCTATGCATTGGATGCCAGTGACACGGTGTTGCAGAAGACGCCGTTCAGTTTTGACGTGTCGGTATGGGAGTTCTTCTGGCCCTTGCTCAGTGGCGCTCGCTTGGTCATGGCGGCGCCTGGCGATCACCGCGACCCGGCGAAGCTGGTGGAGGTGATCACACGTGAAGGTGTCACGACGCTGCACTTTGTGCCTTCGATGTTGCAAGCCTTCCTGCAGGATAGACAGGTCGGCACCTGCAGCAGTGTGCAGCGCATTATCTGCAGCGGCGAAGCACTCCCGGTGGACGCGCAGCAACAGGTGTTCGCGAAACTGCCCAAAGCCGATGTGTACAACCTCTATGGCCCTACGGAAGCTGCGATTGACGTGACCAGTTGGCACTGCGTCGACGAAGGCAAGGACACGGTGCCCATCGGCAAGCCCATTGCCAACCTCGGCTGCCATATCCTGGACGCAAACCTGGAACCCGTGCCGATCGGAGTGCTGGGTGAGTTGTACCTGGCAGGCAAGGGGCTGGCGCGCGGGTATCACCGTCGGCCACTGCTGACCGCCGAACGCTTTGTCGCCAGCCCATTCGGCGCCGGCGAGCGTATGTACCGGACCGGGGACCTGGCGCGGTATCGTCCTGACGGGGTGATCGAGTACGCCGGGCGTATCGACCACCAAGTCAAATTGCGCGGGCTGCGTATCGAATTGGGTGAAATCGAGGCGCGCCTGCTTGAGCATCCGTGGGTGCGCGAGACGGCAGTGTTGGCGTTGGACGGTACGCAACTGGTCGGTTATGTGGTGCTCGACACTCCGTCTTCGCACTGGCGTGAAACCCTCGCTGCGCATCTGTCGACCCATTTGCCGCTCTTTATGGTGCCTGCCCAGTGGGTGTTGTTGGAGGCCATGCCACTGAGCCCCAACGGCAAACTGGAACGCAAGGCGCTGCCGCGTCCTGAGGCCGGCAGCCAACAGCGTGGCTACGTTGCGCCGCACACGGCACTGCAAGTGCAGATTGCACAGGTCTGGCAGGATGTCCTGGGCGTCGAGCGGGTGGGGCTTGACGACAACTTTTTCGAACTGGGCGGGCATTCGCTGCTGCTGCTGGTGGTTAAAGAGCGTCTCGCCGTTCAATGCGGGCTGGCGCTCACGGTCAGCCAACTGATGACGCGCCCGACGGTCAGGGCGCTGGCGGATGGTACGCCGACGGACTCGCGGCAGTCGTCGATCGTTGACTTGAATGGCCGCAAGGGCGGGCCTTCCTTGTTCCTGTTTCACCCAAGCTTTGGTTCAGTGCATTGTTACAAGGCCATTGGCTTGGCGTTGCGTGAGGACATGCCGGTACAGGGCGTGGTCTGTCGTGCGTTGCTCGACCCGCAAAACCAAGTGCCTACATGGGATGCCATGGTGTCGGACTACGCAGAGCAGATTCTGGCGAGCCAACCGGAGGGGCCGTATTACCTGGGCGGGTGGTCGCTGGGCGGGAACCTTGCGCTGCAGGTGGCTGCCTATCTGGAAGCACAGGGCGGCGCAGTGGCGTTCCTGGGGTGCATCGATGCGCCTCCACCGTGGCACGTCAAAGCGTTCTGGGACAGGGATAAAACCTCGCAGCCCGTGGCCGAACTCTCCGGCTCAGGCGACAAGCGTGTGGAGTTGCTGACGGTGATGTTCCCAGAGTCAGCGCAGGCTATTACGCACGCCTGGCGGGATATCGAGTACTCCGATGCGACTGCGGAGCAACGGTGGGAGGCGCTCTGTGCGTGGGCACAGGTGGCTTTGGGTGAAGGAATTGCCAGTCTGCGCAACGAATTGCAACAAGGCGGAGAGCTGGACGTTTCCTGGGCGTTGAAGCGCACGCTGGATGAGCGCTTGAAGGACGCGGCTTACGCACCTCTTGATGCGCCGGTCAGTTGCTGGTGGGCGGCGCAAAGCAAGTCCCTGCAGGACCGCCAGGTTATCTGCACGGCGCTGGAGGAGGGGATCGGTCACGAAGTCGCGGCGTCGGTGGTTCTTGACACAACCCATGATCGAATCGTCGATAACCCCGAGTTCATTGCGTCGTTCGTGGCGTCTGTAAAGGCGGCCGGGCACTAA
- a CDS encoding TonB-dependent siderophore receptor, producing MSVRLGLSPLSKALSMRRALNVNLKPCALALAVSLPLSGYVQAQEIEIDIPAQPLGTALQEFGRQTNLQVLYSPTDVQDKSSTAVKGRLEPTQAITALLKGTGVSHAQQGNAVTITAGTTSGLELGATQVTANQLGTITEGSGSYTPGTIATATRMVLTPRETPQSITVITRQHMDDFGLNSIDDVMRHTPGITVSTFDSERTNYYARGFSVENFQYDGIPTLRNSAYSSGQTLSDMAIYDRVEILKGATGLLTGAGAPGATINLIRKKPTRDFKASLDLGAGSWDNYRSQIDVSGPLTESGNIRGRAVAAYQDKHSFMDRYERKTNVYFGTLEADLDEDTLLTVGFDYQNSDPKGSGWSGSRPLFDRSGNRIDVKRSFNNGAKWSSWEQYTQSVFSTLEHNFSNGWVLKGQYTHQFTGYDAPMGAIQLGPFPATGLSTLYANKFTGHTRADSGDIYASGPFTLGGREHELVIGGSASNSRWRGKDYGAPIYVNGRVVDFWNFDGNFPEPNWGKPTRVIDETTRQTAGYMTARFNLTDDLNVFLGSRVANYWLTGDNHSTETGKVVPYAGVTYDLNDNFTAYASYSEIFMPQVYNRDRENKLLEPDEGKNYEVGVKGEFFNGGLNTSLAYFEVHETNRAEPDAQYNANPTNPSIEFANKGITAKTKGFEAEMSGELAPGWQAQAGYTHKVIRDEHGVKVSTWEPQDQVSFWTSYKLKGPLDRLTIGGGARWQGKSWQNVYNSGKGRNEDFTQEAYWLVDVMAKYQITDNVSATLNVNNLFDKYYYTNIGFYNTSYYGDPRNVMLSTRWNF from the coding sequence ATGTCAGTACGACTCGGTCTCAGCCCCCTGAGCAAAGCGTTGTCAATGCGCAGGGCCTTGAACGTCAACCTGAAGCCATGCGCCCTGGCCCTGGCGGTTTCGTTACCGCTATCGGGCTATGTACAGGCTCAAGAGATCGAGATCGACATTCCTGCACAGCCGTTGGGGACGGCACTGCAGGAGTTTGGCCGTCAGACCAATCTGCAGGTGCTGTACAGCCCGACGGATGTTCAGGATAAAAGCAGCACTGCGGTGAAAGGCAGACTGGAACCGACCCAGGCCATTACCGCCCTGCTCAAGGGCACCGGCGTCAGCCACGCCCAGCAGGGCAATGCAGTGACCATCACGGCCGGCACCACCTCCGGGCTGGAACTGGGAGCGACCCAGGTGACCGCCAACCAATTGGGGACGATCACCGAAGGCAGCGGGTCCTACACGCCGGGCACTATTGCCACCGCGACCAGAATGGTGCTGACCCCGCGTGAAACCCCACAGTCGATCACGGTCATCACCCGCCAGCACATGGATGATTTCGGGCTGAACTCCATTGATGACGTGATGCGTCATACCCCGGGCATTACCGTGTCGACCTTCGACAGCGAGCGTACCAACTATTACGCCCGTGGGTTTTCGGTCGAGAACTTCCAATATGACGGTATCCCTACCCTGCGCAACTCGGCCTACTCGTCGGGCCAGACCCTCAGCGACATGGCGATCTACGACCGCGTGGAAATCCTCAAGGGTGCAACCGGCCTGTTGACCGGAGCGGGGGCGCCAGGCGCAACCATCAACCTGATCCGCAAGAAACCAACCCGAGACTTCAAGGCGAGCCTGGACCTGGGTGCTGGTAGCTGGGACAACTATCGCTCCCAGATCGACGTGAGCGGCCCGCTGACCGAGAGCGGCAACATACGCGGGCGTGCCGTGGCGGCCTACCAGGACAAGCATTCGTTCATGGACCGCTATGAGCGCAAGACCAACGTCTATTTCGGCACCCTGGAAGCCGACCTGGACGAAGACACCCTGCTGACGGTGGGCTTCGACTACCAGAACAGCGACCCCAAGGGCTCGGGCTGGTCCGGCAGCCGCCCACTGTTCGATCGCAGCGGCAACCGCATCGATGTAAAGCGTTCGTTCAACAACGGCGCCAAGTGGAGCAGTTGGGAGCAGTACACCCAGAGCGTCTTCTCCACCCTGGAACACAATTTTTCCAACGGCTGGGTGTTGAAGGGCCAGTACACCCACCAGTTCACCGGCTACGACGCACCGATGGGCGCGATCCAGCTCGGCCCGTTCCCAGCGACCGGCCTGTCGACCCTCTACGCAAACAAATTCACCGGCCACACCCGCGCCGACTCTGGCGATATCTACGCCAGTGGCCCGTTCACCCTCGGTGGTCGCGAGCATGAACTGGTGATTGGTGGCTCGGCCTCCAACTCCCGCTGGAGAGGCAAGGACTATGGTGCGCCGATTTACGTCAACGGTCGTGTCGTTGACTTCTGGAACTTCGACGGCAACTTCCCGGAGCCGAATTGGGGCAAGCCAACCCGTGTGATTGACGAAACCACCCGGCAAACCGCTGGCTACATGACCGCGCGCTTCAACCTGACCGATGACCTGAACGTCTTCCTCGGCAGCCGCGTGGCCAACTACTGGCTGACCGGTGACAACCACTCCACGGAAACCGGCAAGGTCGTCCCTTACGCTGGCGTTACCTATGACCTGAACGACAACTTCACCGCCTACGCCAGCTACAGCGAAATCTTCATGCCGCAGGTGTACAACCGCGACCGCGAGAACAAACTGCTGGAACCGGACGAAGGCAAGAACTACGAAGTCGGCGTGAAGGGCGAGTTCTTCAACGGCGGGCTCAACACCAGCCTGGCCTACTTCGAAGTGCATGAAACCAACCGCGCCGAGCCCGATGCGCAATACAACGCCAACCCGACCAACCCAAGCATCGAGTTCGCCAACAAGGGCATCACCGCCAAGACCAAAGGCTTCGAAGCGGAAATGTCTGGCGAGCTGGCCCCCGGCTGGCAAGCTCAAGCGGGCTACACCCATAAGGTCATCCGCGATGAGCATGGCGTGAAGGTCTCGACCTGGGAGCCGCAGGACCAGGTCAGCTTCTGGACCTCCTACAAGCTCAAAGGCCCGCTGGACCGCTTGACCATCGGCGGCGGCGCGCGCTGGCAGGGCAAATCCTGGCAAAACGTGTACAACAGTGGCAAGGGTCGCAACGAAGACTTCACCCAAGAGGCCTATTGGCTGGTGGACGTAATGGCCAAGTACCAGATCACCGACAATGTCTCCGCGACGCTGAACGTGAACAACCTGTTCGACAAGTACTACTACACCAACATCGGCTTCTATAACACGTCCTATTACGGTGACCCGCGCAACGTCATGCTGAGCACGCGCTGGAACTTCTAA
- a CDS encoding cyclic peptide export ABC transporter: MTDPKRGAFKGLLALLRPFRTIVTVSVALGMAGGLAITLLLATINNALHSSTGMTQGVILTFAALCVLALVSSIVSDIGTNYVGQRIIAALRKELGEKVLSAPIEQIERYRTHKLIPVLTHDVDTISDFSFSFTPLAIATTVTLGCLGYLAYLSVPMFLMMVVAIVIGTAVQYMARSAGIKGFEAARDQEDELQRYYTAIASGAKELRIHRPRRYRMNTHRIQATADRIGDIQIRSVNIFIVAKTFGSMLFFVVIGLALAFQAYNPNPDPAVITGFVLVLLYMKGPLEHVVTALPIVSRAQIAFSRIAELSERFSSPEPHLLLEDSEAPKPVVHSLELRGVSYSPPPVEGSEPFHLGPINLSIKQGDIVFIVGENGCGKTTLIKLLLGLYQPQSGEIHLNGEAVIAPTRDDYRQLFTTVFADYYLFDDLVQGGGKQSLDSAAQYLERLEIAHKVTIKDGAFSTTDLSTGQRKRLALVNAWLEERPVLVFDEWAADQDPAFRRIFYTELLPDLKRLGKTIIVISHDDRYFDIADQLVRLRAGKVVHEMEPA, encoded by the coding sequence ATGACCGACCCCAAGCGCGGCGCCTTCAAAGGTTTGCTCGCATTGCTCAGGCCCTTTCGCACCATCGTGACCGTCTCCGTCGCGCTGGGCATGGCCGGCGGCCTGGCCATCACGCTGTTGCTGGCGACCATCAATAACGCCCTGCACTCGTCCACCGGGATGACGCAGGGGGTGATTCTGACGTTTGCGGCGTTGTGTGTGCTGGCGCTGGTCAGTTCGATCGTGTCGGATATCGGCACCAACTACGTAGGCCAACGCATCATTGCGGCACTGCGCAAGGAACTGGGTGAGAAGGTGCTTTCGGCGCCCATCGAGCAGATCGAGCGCTACCGCACCCACAAGCTGATCCCGGTGCTGACTCATGACGTCGATACCATCAGCGACTTTTCCTTCTCATTCACACCACTGGCAATCGCCACCACGGTAACGCTGGGCTGCCTGGGCTACCTGGCGTACCTGTCGGTGCCGATGTTCCTGATGATGGTCGTGGCGATTGTGATCGGTACTGCCGTGCAATACATGGCTCGCTCCGCAGGCATCAAGGGCTTTGAGGCGGCTCGCGACCAGGAAGACGAACTGCAGCGCTACTACACCGCCATCGCTTCCGGCGCCAAGGAGCTGCGCATCCACCGACCGCGTCGCTACCGCATGAATACCCACCGCATCCAGGCCACTGCCGATCGGATCGGCGATATCCAGATCCGCTCGGTCAACATCTTTATCGTCGCCAAAACCTTTGGCTCCATGCTGTTCTTCGTGGTGATCGGGCTGGCGCTGGCGTTCCAGGCGTACAACCCCAACCCCGACCCGGCGGTGATCACCGGTTTTGTGCTGGTGCTGCTGTATATGAAGGGCCCCCTGGAGCACGTGGTGACGGCGCTGCCAATTGTCAGCCGCGCGCAGATCGCGTTCTCGCGCATTGCCGAACTCTCGGAACGTTTCTCGTCTCCCGAGCCGCATTTGCTGCTGGAAGACAGCGAAGCCCCCAAACCGGTGGTGCACAGCCTGGAACTGCGCGGCGTGAGCTACAGCCCGCCACCGGTGGAAGGCAGCGAGCCGTTCCACCTGGGGCCCATCAACCTGAGCATCAAACAGGGCGACATCGTGTTTATCGTCGGCGAGAACGGCTGTGGCAAGACTACGCTGATCAAGCTGCTACTGGGCCTTTACCAGCCGCAATCCGGTGAAATCCACCTCAATGGCGAAGCCGTGATCGCCCCGACCCGCGACGATTACCGCCAATTGTTTACCACCGTCTTTGCCGATTACTACCTGTTCGACGACCTGGTCCAGGGCGGCGGGAAACAGTCGCTGGACAGCGCGGCCCAGTACCTGGAACGCCTGGAAATCGCCCACAAAGTCACGATCAAGGACGGCGCATTCAGCACCACCGACCTCTCCACCGGACAGCGCAAGCGCCTGGCCCTGGTCAACGCCTGGCTGGAAGAGCGCCCGGTACTGGTGTTCGACGAATGGGCCGCGGACCAGGACCCGGCGTTCCGCAGGATCTTCTACACAGAACTGCTGCCGGACCTCAAGCGCCTGGGTAAAACCATCATTGTCATCAGCCACGACGACCGTTATTTCGACATCGCCGACCAGTTGGTACGCCTGCGTGCCGGAAAAGTAGTACACGAAATGGAGCCTGCATGA
- a CDS encoding N(5)-hydroxyornithine transformylase PvdF encodes MTKRNLVYVWSLRNAAADKAGQPVAYKDHERYMMSVLESLAGALNDTPLGEAYNLVGVVYDDDEQNPRDQQLVRDYGFAYQPGRQWLYPADLRVQGRLVNDLLLSVPSTYRRLPRGSAEHIAGKQDFERRLHDTLVELKADIVVLDGLLVILDELVRPGAPFAGRIMNIHPGITRIESPYERRGAYATWNALYGARGLTVTDWATKATTPSEPLYLTGASFHYVDNGIDSGEVFHDVLNTEIAPDDTILELRWNNFNNSLFPALHEGLALLARKAI; translated from the coding sequence ATGACGAAAAGGAATCTGGTGTACGTGTGGTCACTGCGCAATGCCGCCGCCGACAAGGCCGGACAGCCAGTGGCCTACAAGGACCACGAGCGCTACATGATGTCGGTGCTGGAATCCCTGGCAGGGGCGCTGAACGACACGCCGCTGGGCGAGGCTTACAACCTGGTGGGCGTGGTGTACGACGATGACGAGCAGAACCCGCGCGACCAGCAACTGGTCCGCGACTACGGCTTTGCCTACCAACCGGGCCGCCAATGGCTGTACCCGGCCGACCTGCGCGTGCAGGGGCGCCTGGTCAATGATTTGCTGCTGAGCGTGCCGTCCACCTATCGACGCCTGCCACGGGGCAGCGCGGAACATATCGCCGGCAAGCAGGACTTCGAACGTCGCCTGCACGACACGCTGGTGGAATTGAAGGCGGACATCGTGGTGCTCGACGGCCTGCTGGTGATCCTCGATGAGCTGGTGCGCCCGGGCGCGCCGTTTGCCGGGCGCATCATGAACATTCACCCCGGCATCACCCGTATCGAATCGCCGTACGAGCGCCGTGGCGCGTATGCCACCTGGAACGCGCTGTACGGTGCGCGGGGGCTGACGGTCACCGACTGGGCGACCAAGGCCACCACGCCATCCGAGCCGCTGTACCTCACAGGTGCCTCGTTCCACTACGTGGACAACGGCATTGATTCGGGTGAAGTGTTCCACGACGTGCTCAACACCGAAATCGCGCCGGACGACACCATCCTTGAGTTGCGCTGGAACAACTTCAACAACAGCCTGTTCCCGGCGTTACATGAAGGGTTGGCGTTGTTGGCCCGGAAGGCAATCTAA
- the pvdO gene encoding dihydropyoverdine dehydrogenase: protein MNKPLTALALTALCGALLPNLAQAATPQPGKVFKDCKDCPEMVVLPAGTFTMGTPEDEVGREPDEGPMHEVTFAKPFAMSRFHITAGEWDSYIRQTGVKIADGDTRPGRECIASKPRYPQGPRQPAVCMDMDDIKQYVAWLSKKTGQQYHMVSEAQREYAARAGSTGPFPFPFDEGKDYSIAKHANTYGPADGYSYSSPVGSYPPNAFGMYDMHGNVYERVADCEHPNYIGAPTDGSAWMEPNCEGYMIRGNDWGEAPVFSRSGNRNNIYPQTRGDWIGFRVVRDL from the coding sequence ATGAACAAACCCCTCACGGCATTGGCACTCACCGCCCTGTGCGGCGCCTTGCTGCCCAACCTGGCCCAGGCCGCCACGCCGCAACCCGGCAAAGTGTTCAAGGACTGCAAGGATTGCCCGGAAATGGTGGTGCTGCCGGCCGGCACCTTTACCATGGGCACCCCCGAGGACGAAGTCGGCCGCGAGCCCGATGAAGGCCCGATGCACGAGGTGACCTTCGCCAAGCCGTTCGCCATGAGCCGCTTCCACATCACCGCCGGCGAGTGGGACAGCTATATCCGCCAGACCGGCGTGAAGATCGCCGACGGCGACACCCGCCCCGGCCGCGAATGCATCGCCAGCAAGCCGCGCTACCCCCAGGGCCCGCGCCAGCCGGCGGTGTGCATGGACATGGACGACATCAAACAGTACGTCGCCTGGCTATCGAAGAAAACCGGCCAGCAGTACCACATGGTCAGCGAAGCCCAGCGTGAATACGCCGCGCGCGCCGGCTCCACCGGGCCGTTCCCCTTCCCGTTCGACGAGGGCAAGGACTACAGCATCGCCAAGCACGCCAACACCTATGGCCCGGCCGATGGCTACAGCTATTCATCGCCGGTGGGCAGCTACCCGCCGAATGCCTTCGGCATGTACGACATGCATGGCAACGTCTACGAGCGCGTGGCCGACTGCGAACACCCCAACTACATCGGCGCGCCCACCGACGGCAGTGCGTGGATGGAGCCGAACTGCGAGGGCTACATGATTCGCGGCAATGACTGGGGCGAGGCACCGGTGTTTTCGCGCTCGGGCAACCGCAATAACATCTACCCGCAGACGCGGGGGGATTGGATTGGGTTCCGCGTCGTGCGCGACCTCTAA